The nucleotide sequence tttttatatAAGTTGGAGTAATCTAAGCTCATTGTTGCGCCACTCACTGCCGATTAATCtatatttttattgatgtttGCATTGTTGATTTgtttaataaaaagaaaactcaCCGTCACAAATTAATAGAAAATGTATTATATTTGTCTGAATCgcatacattaaaaaaaaaatcataatcattcgagaaaaaaacccatgtacaaaagaaaaaacataaataataaATCTGAACAGTgactaattttttctttattgagCACTCGAAcgtcgtttttctttttccgaTAATCTCAGCATTCTCTCTCGTAACGTATTCAATAAACTGGTATTGGGCGAACGATGCTTGGTTTCTTCGATATCGGCATCTTCGGTAGTATTACGAGGACCGAGTAGGTAATGATCTGTGGTACGATTACAATAAAGTCGAAGCAACGAACCCCAATTATTAATATACGGATGTAGAGCTTGTAAAAGAGCCTGAGAAGCTTGCTGTTTACCGTCTCTCTTATTCGTACATTTTACTGTGACCGAATGAGTACCCAAAGTCATCGTGTATTCGTTCGATTCAACGTTATAATTTATCTGCACCAATTGCGAATCAGATTTACGCTGGACGCATTTCATCAGCAATTCGTAAGGTGTCGGTTCGGTCGTCTTTTTTGATAACTTGCTAACTCTAGGATCGGTTATTTCAATGTCGTCGAATACCGAAGCGATATTTTGCTCTTCTTCGGAATCCGATCGTTCGGTGgtagttttcttttgtttttcgcACACTTTCattatggattttttcatctttggcaGAAGTACTAATAAGGTGGCTTTGGCTGCTTCGAGTTTAGCTTCTCGTTTACTCATACCTACTCCGCTACCGTATTCGTCTCCGTTTACGATCACCGTAGCTGCGTAGGGTGTTCTAGCATTGTCTACTTCGCTAAAAGCGTACACCGGTTGGGTTTTCAACGACTGTTGCAGATACTCGTGTAATATAGCTACGTAGCTTTTACCTCTAGGGTTGATTACCCATTTTTTAATCGATATTATTTTACCTTCTTCGTTTTTCTTGACTATAGGAAACGTGATGAGTTTATCGGAGAATGGACGTTTGCGACGGTTTCGTTCGTTTCTCAAAGTACGTAGATACGTTCGACGAACGTCCCACGAACGGAACTTCAAGTACTTGATTTTGGTGAATTGAAACAAACGTTTGCAATAGTTGGATATTCTAGCTTGTTTCGGGCGTGTGAACGTATCGCTTCGACTAGCAACCTCGACTACTTCTTCGGTATTTTCTTCTTCGAACGATTCCGGATTTCGTATGGTTTTCTCGTACATGCAAGGTACAGCTGTTTCGGGTAGAATGTGAGATTTCGTACTTCCTGTACCGATGAAATAAGGTCGAGATAGAGAACATACGTTTGTTTCGATGTGTGTGTATAAAGGTACACCGCTTTCGTGGAATATCTCTTTCCAACCTTCGGGTAAAGGGCTCTTTTCGTTTAATTCTTTGGGTTGTTCGACAACCTGACATTCGTTTGTGTCTTCGCCAGGTTCGGCGCTGTCTTTACATTCTTGTTCGATTATACAAGGAGGTTCGTCGACTAAAGGGTAATATGTACTGATACGTTCGGGATTGAAATCCTTCTGCGTATCATCTTCGCTATCACTCGATGTATAGACGAGTTTTACTTGCTCCGAAGTTACGCTGGAGTGATCGCTGGAAACGTGTAGTTCTTCATCGTCGGAATCGTCGAACTGGTCTTCGATGCTGTCGATGACGTTGAAAAACGTCTGTTCGGTGTCTTCTTTACCGTCGTCAGACATACTGGTTCCTGGGCAAAAGTAAGATTTATGATTTGAGTCATCGAAATAAACCgtacgaattaatttttagtcatttctaGATCGTCTAGATTTCGGTTTTTCTTCGACGTAGAAGATTTCCAATTTCCACTCAGACTCACAACAACCTGagtgataagaaaaaaattactgataccTAGCGCAGGTTTGACAAACGtcgacgtaaaaaaaaaacagggaaaTGGgttaaatatttcattaataATTCGTCTCTAAGATGGGATCGAagtatttgacaattttatcaagcTCGAGAGAACTATTTAGAGGATTTTAACCTCGATTGTCAGCTTCATTCTGCCAGTGTTTTAGAAGAAAACAATACACCCACGTGGTAATTTAATGTTCGACTATTTTCAAGCATTATTCACCCACAACAACAGAGGAGTTTTGATTACGTTATCTCGTTCGTCGTCGAGCGTTTTATGcagtaaattcaatttttttattcctttctTATAcgcaaattttatcaatttattacaACAACCTGTTAGTACTACGTAAAAAGTTCAATTGCTCGACTCATACTAATTGTCGAATCGGTACGCCAGCATTGTGCTCCTTCGGTGATCGTTTATTCGTTATGTAATCGTTGAATTATGACTTTGAAGTCGAACATACCTGTTTTTTTATATACTCGttcaaaaatattacgaatGTCTGGCGTTATTTTTTCATACGTGAATCAGTCTCTTTATCTGAACTGATTATATTTAGTTTAAGGTTCTATATTCGTATGCCAGTCTGGTGTTTCATGAGAAGTGCCCAGCATAATGCCGGTTAATGATCCTGTGGCCAAGAGCAATGCCCCAGAGGGTGGCTGGGGCTGGTGGGTTGTGATAGCCTATTCTTTAAATAATGTGAGTATAATTAGAGATTAATTTGGTACGATAgagtatttattttaatatgGTGTCTCGTTCTGTGTTTCCTTAGATGATAGTTATTTCAATCCTACAAGTGTTTGGGTTGTTGTACAAAGATCGTTTGCTCAAAGAGTTGGAAATGAGCGCCGTAGAAATCAGTATTATAGTAATGGTCAACAGTTCATTCGGAATGTTATTTGGTAAGTTGAATACCAACACAAGATGAGAGTAATTCGATCAACATATAAGATAAGTAATAGAAATAGGTATTCGAGTATTCTCGTTTGAAGTTTGATTCTAACGTACAGGGTGTCcataaaataaattgtaaaccccaaaaaaagtttttcattaaaaatgtaggttggcaacgtgaaatagaaaATAGAtacatatgattggtggaatgttatctctccagttcaacaaccaatcatgtgctatcatttttatcattcactgtgaccaaccaaaatatttaacagagaacttttttaggggttcgcgatatttctggacaccctgtatctAATTTTAGGATCAgatattcataaaattatttacagcatcgaggaaaaaattaaaaatgaatttagaagCTCaactggtgaaaatttgagcagatttttgaattgattcgGTACTCAcactcaaatttaaaattagagcagtgtttctatttttcttttttttttttttttttaattacaaattacaagtatgatctgattaaaaaaaaaaaaaaaaaaaaactgaacacaCAGATCCTAAAATTAATTCCAAACCGAAGTTTAATTCGAAGGAATTCGTTTCACTTTCATCGAACAATGATCTGCGAAACAGGTTGAAAgcttatgtacgagtatttccacGCGTAATAAGACAGTTGTATTCAAATGCGAAATTATGACGTAGTTTTAATTCATGTAATAGGCTACGTAATTAATGCATCAATAATAATGTTATGCAATTCTTAAATATTCGAAACAATTTTCGCAACacgaatgaaaattgttttacaacatatatgtacatatacaaCTCTTGAAACTGTCTACGTGATCATTTTCAGTTGACCtgtattttttatgaatatAAATTTCATTATCAGGACATTTTACTCTGATAAAATGGTGTTAGGTCTTAGAACTCAAGATGAAagataaggaaaaaaattcattcatcgtGAAATCAAGCGCTAAAAAACTCACCAATACGattaattttccattattatgatacctacttatgcacttctgattttttttttttcagcgatatTCAACGGTCCTATTCTGCGAAATTTCGGGTTTCGAAAAGTAGCGATTATGGGCTCGATAATTATATTTATTGGAAACGTATTGACGAGTCAATCGACTACTTTTATACagtttttcgtttattttagtattttggtttgtaagtatttttttcttttcaaatggaaaaaaacccAGAAAAATCATCGACTTAGTTTACCTTGAAATACTGAAATGATAATTTATTCCACAGCTATTGGCACTGATCTGGTGATGGCTGCGTTTCATCTGGctttaaatacctatttcgtTAGTAAACGTGGTATGGCAACTGGTATCGCGATGTCGTTTACTGGAATTGGACCTATTTTTATGCCACTGCTCGTTAGTGCCTTATTGTGGGAATTTGGGGTGTCTGGAAGCGGTTTAATTCTTTCGGCGGTTTCGTTACATTCGCTAGCTGCGGCGTTACTGCTCCAGCCTGTGAAATGGCATAGAAATAGGACACCTAatggtaagtaaaaaaaaaataatgacgttAACTGATTTGAATCGtacgaaattaaattaaatttacatttttcaattttgcagaaCAGAAAGGAGAAAAAGACAAGGCGATTCCTGAAAACAAAGacggtattttaaaaaaaaaataatcatttgcaattacctacttatcaaattttaattaccaaTGTGTATAATTCTAGCTTctgaacaaaagaaaaataccgATGATCAAGCAGATGACGAAGTTTCACCGGATACTAAACTAATGAAAACTGAATCAGTCTCCATCAACGTTGATCATAAAATTAACACCGTTGACGACGCAGATGAcgaaaaaaggtgaattttcagcACCTAAATTAATCCAACTGCGATACTTTTCgttctataaattttttgttattgttttcgTAGACCTCCATTACGCAGCTTGGACGACGTAGTAAAAAGAGGAGATTCTTTCTCAACCAGAATAGTACAGTTTTTTGATCTAGATCTGCTAAGAGATCCGTTCTACGTGAATATTTCCATGGGATTAACTATCGCTTATGTTGGCGAAATGTCGTTCTCTTTGATGTTGCCCTTTATCTTGGATGATCGCGGATTAGATACCAAGCAAATCGCAATATTTATGTCAGTTTTAGCCGGAGCTGATATCGCTTCCAGATTAGTGTCTCCTTTTGTTGGTCATCACGTTAAATCTAAAGTTAGGATAGTTTATTTGATCGGATTATCGAGCGGTATTATTATCCGAACATGTCAGTATAGCaacaattcaatttatttcgtCATTTGTGCGGAAACTCGGAAAGTAATTCGATCCCATTATTTTACTGTTTCACAGGCATGATATATTCTCACGGATTTGTTCTAATGATGCTGATAGCTATTGGACTGGGTATTTCTAAAGGGGTTCGATCAGTATACACAGCTCTTGTTATACCTGGTTACGTACCTTTGAATAAATTAGCATCAGCTACCGGTCTTCAAATGGTCATGAATGGAGTtcttttactcatttttggaCCTTTACTAGGTTCGTTTCTATTTTTACCTTATTTCTGAGTATCGATTATATCTTTGGCaatgtttgataattttcatgtgtttttttttttcatcgcaggAAAAATTAAAGACGATAGCAAAAATTACAACAGATGGTTACACGTTGTAAATTGTTTCGGCGTAATTACAATAATACTATGGTGTACAGAAATATGTCTATTGCGTAAAAGGAAGCAAAATATCAAGAAGAAAACACCGATTGTGAAAAATATGACTCGATAGCCGGACTATCTTTCTTGCGAATTAATGTACTTCATATACTACATTATAAATCGCTGCTGTGATATacactttcaatttaaaattaagcTTTTCCGTGGTTcataatgttttttaaatgtgtttttctaTTCACCTTTTTACTTAACAGTTTAGAGTATTACTTGTGAATAATATGCTATAAGTTGatcgaatatgtttttttttctactaccTTCGACGAGTCTGAATATAATAAATCAAAACACGACTGAGAGGTATCGAATTTAacaacatttataaaaattttacatactaACAATAcgttttaattatttcattatttatataCGATGTTTATTGTAATGTATTTTTTACTCGCTGAATAATTTGATCGCATGTGGGACTGAAAGTACAAACAAATTGCATGAGTTTGTTATGTTATACTGAAAATACAACCTTTCTTATAAAATCGATTGTCTTACCTAATCTTATAATGCCAATTGCTACGAAAAATGTGGTGATATTGGAAATAACGATTTCACGGACTTTCTTCTTCTCTTCTGCGACATCGGCAGAATCGGGAGGTTGTAGTCTCATCATGATTTATACGAGTTGATAAAGCTGCGAATGTGAAAATGCAACGATATTGATTTTCAAGAGAAACGTATCTTGGActcgaatattttcatcaaagcGTAAGATTTACTTACTTTACTCTTCGGACAACGGAATCGGATTACTTTAGGGTATCTAATACTCGTTTTAAACCACAAATTTGCACAATTTTACGCTGAAATTataaaatcctcaaaattcaTGGAGTGATAACACTTTTTTATCACACCGAAAACCGCATGCGAAAAATTCACACAGCGCATGCGCAAGGCCAATGGACATCATTCGTTTTCGAACCATTGACGTAATTCAGAAATCCCATCatgtcattcaaaattgaagggcctcctaaaaaaaacatagttttgagaaaaacgcttttaaagttttacttttgttgCCAATTAAAAACTACGCAACGTCGCAACGTATTGATTTgtggttggtgtttttttttatttgaagtgTCAGCAACAAGTATTGACCATCACCTGCCAAATAATTTATCcacatcttcgaaaaaaatgagatttaaaaactCGCGTCGGAGGCCCTTCTTCcataagttgattttgattttcattaacTTCATCTTTTAACGTGATtaaatcgaaaactaagcatttttgaaaaaaactaatgacattatgtcgattggaaatttaattctctacaactttgattgattgaaattttcgtac is from Planococcus citri chromosome 1, ihPlaCitr1.1, whole genome shotgun sequence and encodes:
- the LOC135849744 gene encoding monocarboxylate transporter 5-like, which translates into the protein MPVNDPVAKSNAPEGGWGWWVVIAYSLNNMIVISILQVFGLLYKDRLLKELEMSAVEISIIVMVNSSFGMLFAIFNGPILRNFGFRKVAIMGSIIIFIGNVLTSQSTTFIQFFVYFSILVSIGTDLVMAAFHLALNTYFVSKRGMATGIAMSFTGIGPIFMPLLVSALLWEFGVSGSGLILSAVSLHSLAAALLLQPVKWHRNRTPNEQKGEKDKAIPENKDASEQKKNTDDQADDEVSPDTKLMKTESVSINVDHKINTVDDADDEKRPPLRSLDDVVKRGDSFSTRIVQFFDLDLLRDPFYVNISMGLTIAYVGEMSFSLMLPFILDDRGLDTKQIAIFMSVLAGADIASRLVSPFVGHHVKSKVRIVYLIGLSSGIIIRTCMIYSHGFVLMMLIAIGLGISKGVRSVYTALVIPGYVPLNKLASATGLQMVMNGVLLLIFGPLLGKIKDDSKNYNRWLHVVNCFGVITIILWCTEICLLRKRKQNIKKKTPIVKNMTR
- the LOC135849741 gene encoding microprocessor complex subunit DGCR8-like — its product is MSDDGKEDTEQTFFNVIDSIEDQFDDSDDEELHVSSDHSSVTSEQVKLVYTSSDSEDDTQKDFNPERISTYYPLVDEPPCIIEQECKDSAEPGEDTNECQVVEQPKELNEKSPLPEGWKEIFHESGVPLYTHIETNVCSLSRPYFIGTGSTKSHILPETAVPCMYEKTIRNPESFEEENTEEVVEVASRSDTFTRPKQARISNYCKRLFQFTKIKYLKFRSWDVRRTYLRTLRNERNRRKRPFSDKLITFPIVKKNEEGKIISIKKWVINPRGKSYVAILHEYLQQSLKTQPVYAFSEVDNARTPYAATVIVNGDEYGSGVGMSKREAKLEAAKATLLVLLPKMKKSIMKVCEKQKKTTTERSDSEEEQNIASVFDDIEITDPRVSKLSKKTTEPTPYELLMKCVQRKSDSQLVQINYNVESNEYTMTLGTHSVTVKCTNKRDGKQQASQALLQALHPYINNWGSLLRLYCNRTTDHYLLGPRNTTEDADIEETKHRSPNTSLLNTLRERMLRLSEKEKRRSSAQ